One window of Gloeothece citriformis PCC 7424 genomic DNA carries:
- a CDS encoding YdcF family protein: protein MFLFLSKLLPLFLYPLGLSCVLLVTTLILWWKRPAWIPFPVTLALIILLVASNGWISNQLVQSLEWQNIPSEIPQAEAIVLLGGATKPPAYPRPMVDMSEQGDRVLYAAKLYLDQKAPLIIASGGRIDWLSNEQSESADMANLLQLMGVPPQVIIQEPDSLNTYENATNVKKILQEKGIKQVLLVTSALHMPRSLFIFKKLGIDVIAAPTDFLVSRTELEPNNLTLEGIILNILPSSENLDRTTKALKEYIGLLVYSFIK, encoded by the coding sequence ATGTTTTTATTTTTGTCTAAATTACTGCCTTTGTTTCTCTATCCCCTTGGATTAAGTTGTGTGTTATTAGTAACGACTTTAATTTTGTGGTGGAAGCGTCCGGCTTGGATTCCTTTTCCCGTTACTTTAGCTTTAATTATTCTTTTAGTGGCAAGTAATGGATGGATTAGTAATCAGTTAGTTCAATCGTTAGAATGGCAAAATATCCCCTCAGAAATTCCTCAAGCAGAGGCCATTGTTTTACTCGGAGGCGCAACTAAACCCCCTGCTTATCCCCGTCCGATGGTAGATATGAGTGAACAAGGCGATCGGGTTTTATATGCGGCTAAACTTTATTTAGATCAAAAAGCTCCTTTAATTATCGCATCAGGAGGGCGTATAGATTGGCTGAGTAATGAACAATCAGAATCAGCAGATATGGCTAATTTACTTCAATTAATGGGAGTTCCACCCCAAGTAATTATTCAAGAACCTGACTCTTTAAATACTTATGAAAATGCGACTAATGTTAAAAAAATTTTGCAAGAAAAAGGAATTAAACAAGTTTTATTAGTGACTTCGGCTTTACATATGCCTCGCTCTCTTTTTATTTTTAAAAAATTGGGGATAGATGTGATTGCTGCACCTACAGATTTTTTAGTAAGTCGGACGGAATTAGAACCCAATAATTTAACCCTTGAAGGGATCATTCTTAATATTTTACCCTCTTCTGAAAATTTGGATAGAACAACCAAAGCATTGAAAGAATATATAGGACTATTAGTTTATTCTTTTATTAAGTAA
- a CDS encoding glutaminase yields MNKLETLQPQHLLEWVKLAQQKASFGKTPDYIPLLHQTDPQLFSASILTLNHQTYSLGNSELTFPLMSVIKPFLLFYVLSHLGTETVFKRVGNQPSDYPFNALEQLIADGGFPRNPMINSGAITLASLLPGKDGIECGESLRLWLNQWGNCQLFLDRLMLESVQSLPNPRNQALLQELSAKGSLKNPQLALNTYNYICCLAGNTIDLARLGLLLINPPSPLQKDHCQIVQNLMITCGLYESSREFAQRVGLPTKSGVSGAVLSIVPEQGAIACYSPPLDQRGNSLAGLFLVEEIAKAIFCSLG; encoded by the coding sequence ATGAACAAATTAGAAACTTTACAACCACAACACCTTTTAGAATGGGTAAAATTAGCCCAACAAAAAGCCTCATTCGGGAAAACTCCTGATTATATCCCTTTACTCCATCAAACCGATCCTCAGTTATTTTCAGCCTCTATTTTAACCCTAAATCATCAGACTTATTCTCTGGGTAATTCCGAGTTAACTTTTCCCTTAATGAGTGTAATTAAACCCTTTCTTTTATTCTATGTATTATCTCATTTAGGGACAGAAACCGTATTTAAACGGGTAGGAAATCAACCGTCTGATTATCCTTTTAATGCTTTAGAACAATTGATTGCCGATGGGGGGTTTCCTCGTAATCCGATGATTAATAGTGGGGCGATTACTTTAGCGTCTTTGTTACCCGGAAAAGATGGGATTGAGTGCGGTGAAAGTTTACGGCTTTGGCTCAATCAATGGGGCAATTGTCAGTTATTTTTAGACCGGTTAATGTTAGAATCTGTCCAATCTCTGCCTAATCCTCGCAATCAAGCGCTTTTACAAGAATTGTCCGCTAAAGGTTCGCTTAAAAATCCTCAATTAGCCCTCAATACTTATAATTATATCTGTTGTTTAGCCGGTAATACGATTGACTTGGCTCGTCTGGGATTATTATTAATTAATCCTCCTTCCCCTCTGCAAAAAGACCATTGTCAAATTGTACAAAACTTAATGATAACTTGTGGGCTTTATGAAAGTTCGAGGGAATTTGCTCAACGGGTAGGTTTACCCACTAAATCTGGTGTTAGTGGGGCAGTGTTATCTATTGTACCCGAACAAGGGGCGATCGCTTGTTACAGTCCTCCTTTAGATCAACGGGGAAACTCATTAGCCGGATTATTTTTAGTTGAAGAAATTGCTAAAGCGATATTTTGTAGCTTGGGTTGA
- a CDS encoding carotenoid oxygenase family protein: protein MLIQEKTKKKSYNQDEWKRGYESQLNEYNYWVEDIEGEIPHQLQGTFFRNGPGLFEINGTPVKHPFDGDGMVCAITFKNGRVHFKNRYVETEGYLQEKKANKLLYRGVFGTQKPGGWLNNLFDFNFKKIANTNIIYWGGKLLALWEAAEPYSLDPGNLNTLGKDYLDGILNPGDAFGAHPWIDPSCQLDGGQPCLVNFSIQPGLSSKITLFEMNPQGKLLRRYSYCTPGFCFIHDFAITPNYCIFFQNHVSYNPFPFIFGLKGAGECVQFNADKPTRIILIPRTPPHKEVKVFEVSAGFVFHHINAFEIDDQVCLDSICYRSIPQVNPDLSYKEVVFEDLDPGQLWRFTLNLKDQTVNQEMFESQCCEFPAIHPDKVGRSYRYLFIGAAHDQTGNAPLQALLKLDLQTGERQFYSFAPHGYAGEPIFIPKPNATAEDEGWVLMLTYDGSRHRSDVMVFDGQTINNGPIARIHLKHHIPYGLHGSWTPECFI from the coding sequence ATGTTAATTCAAGAAAAAACCAAAAAAAAATCTTATAACCAAGATGAATGGAAACGAGGCTATGAATCCCAACTCAATGAATATAATTATTGGGTAGAGGACATAGAAGGAGAAATTCCGCATCAATTACAGGGAACTTTTTTTAGGAATGGCCCTGGTTTATTTGAGATTAATGGGACACCCGTTAAACATCCTTTTGATGGAGATGGAATGGTATGCGCCATCACCTTTAAAAATGGGCGAGTTCATTTTAAAAACCGTTACGTAGAAACTGAAGGCTATCTTCAAGAAAAAAAAGCCAATAAATTACTGTATCGAGGCGTTTTCGGCACACAAAAACCCGGCGGATGGCTTAATAATCTATTCGATTTTAACTTTAAAAAAATTGCCAACACCAACATTATTTATTGGGGAGGTAAATTACTCGCTCTTTGGGAAGCCGCCGAACCTTACAGTCTAGATCCTGGCAATTTAAACACATTAGGAAAGGACTACCTCGATGGAATTTTAAACCCAGGTGATGCTTTTGGGGCGCATCCTTGGATTGATCCCAGTTGTCAATTAGATGGGGGTCAACCCTGTTTAGTTAACTTCTCTATTCAACCGGGTTTATCGAGTAAAATTACCCTTTTTGAAATGAATCCTCAAGGTAAATTACTCCGTCGTTATAGCTATTGTACTCCTGGATTTTGCTTTATTCACGATTTCGCTATTACTCCTAACTACTGTATTTTTTTCCAAAACCATGTCAGTTATAATCCCTTCCCCTTTATCTTTGGGTTAAAAGGAGCAGGAGAATGTGTTCAATTTAATGCCGATAAACCTACGCGCATTATTTTAATTCCTCGTACTCCTCCCCATAAAGAGGTCAAAGTTTTTGAAGTTTCTGCCGGTTTTGTGTTTCATCATATCAATGCTTTTGAAATAGACGATCAAGTTTGTCTTGACTCTATTTGTTATCGCTCGATTCCTCAAGTTAACCCCGATTTGAGTTATAAAGAGGTCGTTTTTGAAGATTTAGATCCGGGGCAATTATGGCGGTTCACCCTCAACTTAAAAGATCAAACCGTAAATCAGGAAATGTTCGAGAGTCAATGTTGTGAATTTCCCGCCATTCATCCCGATAAAGTCGGACGTTCTTATCGTTATTTATTTATCGGTGCTGCCCATGATCAAACCGGAAATGCCCCTTTACAAGCCCTTCTCAAACTCGATTTACAGACAGGAGAACGGCAATTTTATTCTTTTGCACCTCATGGATACGCAGGAGAACCTATTTTTATCCCCAAACCCAATGCAACCGCAGAAGATGAGGGATGGGTACTGATGTTGACTTATGACGGGAGTCGTCACCGTTCAGATGTGATGGTGTTTGATGGGCAAACGATTAATAACGGGCCGATCGCCCGAATTCATCTAAAACATCATATTCCCTATGGGTTACATGGGTCATGGACTCCTGAATGTTTTATTTAA
- a CDS encoding translocation/assembly module TamB domain-containing protein encodes MTSNSPDPGNSPPNPLKRLLQTAKQPKAIAIGITSLTLIIGSSVGFRIVMTQTLPQTIEKTLSDALNREVKLGKVENYSLTHLKIGFSSIPETPKHLNQLTIENIDAQFNPLLILLQGRLPVKITLSNLNGYIKQDQQGNWTIDRIEKIKLPIDLDASFEIKNADLQLQPSGKAKPVTVELDGKGNYLELNQQQQLGYDFTVALLNSQIHLKGNTRLPTGKTEAELKIEKLALPEIASLIPHFPLQINQGQLNTNVNIEVPSLTNIENSQGQGNISLNNLTATNNQLKQPIKIVANFALQDTQLIIQKFQINWSEIKANIQGNLDWKKGLDLAVNLQSFNLSDISKTFSVSMPFLVGGNLQSQIRIKGELSNPIVTGTVKNTQNLLIDKVLIKDFKTVFQANLNELILKSLTIKPVVGGEIQGQGTIKTQFKEYLNQPKKFDWTKLPIKFTVNTNLPTQKIVNLYYPIPSEVQLGNLKAKGELSGTLKRPQALLQWQLSDTNLASTNPIYGGGELLVLNQTINLRNTELTTGEGKITLTGRGNLDKNLWQTEAVINSFNLPVIFPSNPTVTLESGKVTLLGTFDKLNINNVTGLANLFIKVNEGTVILNSQLKNGQITGSANLSQLALNPFLPKTINTPVKLTQTQANFSGSMAEILANDTDKFSSLNATANLSIAVNDNPISIQTTLDKGIVNADIKTGKIPLSPLLPNLTIPINLTQSQVNVSGKIGSLLSFLESSETQENDVLKDIKLTADAQINIDDNIIKAQAFINNNQWQSEIYGSNISHPSLCPPLQKNCPPINTKINLSGNIDPLFQQNPTLSIQAKTILLEIKGQTLEAQGDIIVENIDTIPDARLNLGVEYRSDLKSILPLDEFISQIPIQQGLLLDETQITGETYFKGQLVGTNLLTTSNPLENIQLTGNAQLTNLSINKRVFEPIMRGIVNVSIQQEITVNLRGKQDIFAFTLERCSRNSCLTPYLPNSFQVLQSYNAQIPIQLKATRQGEILSADLENFPLELLQITPIRTLGFPTRVTGNVDANLQINLFTLAGTGNLTIDKPGIGNITAESFETELVYDNRLAKLQSANLQIGQSRYQLDGSFDIKTQELQGKLQINEGEIQDLLEVTNVASLINPSTTKIPQTTTANQLQPYSIGGANTPISEQLNQIRESEQKIRQQANQIESGLIAPILDLQGKYRAEIDLGGTLENPEISLQFEGKKWQWFPKPQYVNFLDPLGLIIQEPETIPLEKISLQGHLEKGELKINYQSEIGRANLALNANLVKENNRWNFQDSSFNIENLSLDLLRYFFESPIDINGEINAQGKLQGNPLKPEIITNFAFTDGTLNGRPLNIPVEGNLTYINDKITLKTLEDSKIKIYANVPYPIEPQKNDRLELDLKLTTEVFTVIDLFSQGKLNWVGGEGEINLKANGRINLAETFKLYDLNTEGQVTLNNATLQASNLERPLIFNGQLMFNNQHLEANQLKGNILDTQVAITGILPLFEPIANNQNPLTISLINGQIDSPGRYRGEIDTNLIIKGSVFNPIIGGNIRIYNGQILLSRLKEDNQIVSPVYQQWYGTLTPQKPLIKPPQLNNFQVALENIELIQDDRLPQYKFDVSGELNLNGDLLNLESLQPRGKIRLNQGKVYILTTDVFLANQYENTLTFFPEEGLFNPYLDLQLKAFLWDIAIIANNNNEIPDDIVKSGRQKSVELTVTIQGEAEQLYAAAPVIEKACQFPEEDSPINPNLVPELSQQLTDCLRVASFADNQSDLQLLKSPVVSISSNPPLTQNEINVLFDRKIDDISDPVQQQNTAQLVEIGIPQVAVTVLPFLQQEVFELNEAVSLWAKSTFGLERFQIVPVVQTGYKLNNGAFVRISYDYFFNEMTVRYETRW; translated from the coding sequence ATGACATCTAACTCACCAGATCCGGGAAACTCTCCCCCTAACCCCTTAAAGCGTCTCTTACAGACAGCCAAACAGCCAAAAGCGATCGCCATAGGCATAACATCCCTTACCCTCATTATCGGTAGTAGCGTCGGGTTTAGAATTGTCATGACACAAACCCTACCCCAAACGATCGAAAAAACCCTTAGCGATGCACTTAACCGAGAAGTCAAACTCGGAAAAGTAGAAAATTACTCACTCACTCACCTTAAAATTGGGTTTTCCTCCATACCCGAAACCCCTAAACATTTAAATCAATTAACCATTGAAAACATTGACGCTCAATTTAACCCCTTATTAATTCTATTACAAGGTCGTTTACCCGTAAAAATTACCCTAAGTAACCTCAATGGTTATATTAAACAAGATCAACAAGGAAATTGGACAATCGATCGCATTGAAAAAATCAAACTTCCTATAGACTTAGATGCAAGCTTTGAGATTAAAAACGCAGATCTTCAGTTGCAACCATCGGGGAAAGCTAAACCCGTCACCGTAGAATTAGATGGAAAAGGCAACTATCTCGAACTAAATCAACAACAACAATTAGGCTATGATTTTACCGTTGCTTTACTCAATAGTCAAATTCATCTCAAAGGAAATACCCGACTTCCCACAGGAAAAACCGAAGCAGAATTAAAAATTGAAAAATTAGCTTTACCAGAAATAGCGTCATTAATTCCTCATTTCCCCCTACAAATTAATCAAGGTCAACTGAATACCAATGTTAATATTGAAGTGCCTTCTTTGACAAATATTGAAAATAGCCAAGGACAAGGAAATATCAGCCTTAATAATTTAACAGCCACGAATAATCAATTAAAACAGCCGATAAAAATAGTCGCTAATTTTGCCTTACAAGACACTCAACTCATTATTCAAAAATTTCAAATTAACTGGAGTGAAATTAAAGCCAATATTCAAGGTAATTTAGACTGGAAAAAAGGATTAGATTTAGCCGTTAACCTTCAATCGTTTAACCTTTCTGATATAAGCAAAACCTTTTCTGTATCAATGCCTTTTTTAGTGGGGGGAAATTTACAAAGTCAGATCAGAATAAAAGGAGAATTATCTAATCCTATCGTAACCGGAACAGTCAAAAACACTCAAAATTTATTAATCGATAAAGTATTAATTAAAGATTTTAAGACAGTTTTTCAAGCCAATTTAAATGAATTGATTCTTAAAAGTCTAACTATAAAACCCGTTGTCGGAGGAGAAATACAAGGTCAAGGAACAATTAAAACTCAATTCAAAGAATATTTAAATCAACCTAAAAAGTTTGACTGGACTAAACTTCCTATAAAATTCACCGTAAATACTAATTTACCCACTCAAAAAATTGTCAATCTTTATTATCCGATTCCTTCAGAGGTTCAATTAGGAAATTTAAAAGCCAAAGGAGAGTTAAGCGGAACTTTGAAACGTCCTCAAGCTCTACTCCAATGGCAACTCTCTGATACCAATTTAGCCTCAACAAATCCTATTTATGGTGGGGGAGAATTATTAGTTTTAAATCAAACTATAAACCTGCGTAACACAGAATTAACCACAGGAGAAGGAAAAATCACTTTAACTGGGAGAGGTAATCTAGACAAAAATTTATGGCAAACCGAGGCGGTAATCAATTCATTTAATTTACCTGTAATATTCCCCTCAAACCCAACAGTAACCCTAGAGAGCGGAAAAGTAACATTATTAGGAACATTCGACAAACTCAATATTAATAATGTAACGGGTTTAGCTAATTTATTTATCAAAGTAAATGAAGGAACAGTTATTTTAAATAGCCAATTAAAAAACGGACAAATAACCGGCAGTGCTAACCTTTCTCAACTTGCCTTAAATCCCTTTTTACCTAAAACCATTAATACTCCCGTTAAACTTACACAAACCCAAGCTAATTTTTCTGGTTCAATGGCTGAAATTTTAGCCAATGATACTGATAAATTTAGTTCTCTAAATGCAACGGCTAATCTGAGTATAGCGGTTAATGATAATCCGATTTCGATTCAAACTACTTTAGATAAGGGAATTGTAAACGCTGATATCAAGACTGGTAAAATCCCTCTATCTCCTCTACTTCCTAATTTAACCATTCCCATTAATTTAACTCAAAGTCAAGTCAACGTATCGGGTAAAATAGGATCTTTATTATCCTTTTTAGAATCAAGCGAAACCCAAGAAAATGATGTATTAAAAGATATTAAACTGACGGCTGATGCTCAAATTAATATTGACGATAACATCATTAAAGCTCAAGCTTTTATTAATAATAATCAATGGCAAAGTGAAATTTATGGATCTAATATTTCTCATCCTTCCTTATGTCCTCCTCTGCAAAAAAACTGTCCTCCTATTAATACCAAAATCAATCTTTCAGGAAATATAGACCCTCTTTTCCAACAAAATCCTACTCTTTCCATACAAGCTAAAACTATCTTACTTGAAATCAAAGGACAAACCCTGGAAGCTCAAGGAGATATAATAGTAGAAAATATAGACACTATCCCCGATGCTAGACTTAACTTAGGGGTAGAATATCGTTCTGATTTAAAAAGTATATTACCGTTAGATGAATTTATTTCTCAAATTCCCATCCAACAAGGATTATTACTTGATGAAACTCAAATAACAGGAGAAACTTATTTTAAAGGTCAATTAGTAGGAACAAATTTACTGACAACATCCAACCCATTAGAAAACATACAACTGACCGGAAATGCCCAATTAACCAATTTAAGCATAAATAAGCGGGTTTTTGAACCCATTATGAGAGGAATAGTAAATGTTTCTATTCAGCAAGAAATAACTGTTAACTTGCGAGGAAAACAAGATATATTTGCTTTTACCTTAGAACGGTGTTCTAGAAACTCTTGTCTTACCCCCTATCTTCCCAACTCATTTCAAGTTCTCCAAAGCTATAATGCTCAAATTCCCATACAATTGAAAGCAACAAGGCAGGGAGAAATCTTAAGCGCCGACTTAGAAAATTTTCCCTTAGAACTATTGCAAATTACCCCGATTAGAACCCTAGGATTTCCCACAAGAGTAACGGGAAATGTTGATGCTAACTTACAAATTAACCTATTTACTTTAGCCGGAACCGGCAACCTAACCATTGACAAACCGGGAATAGGAAATATTACAGCAGAATCTTTTGAGACAGAATTAGTTTATGATAATCGGTTAGCTAAATTACAATCTGCTAACCTTCAAATAGGTCAAAGTCGTTATCAACTAGATGGAAGCTTCGATATTAAAACCCAAGAACTTCAAGGTAAACTCCAAATTAATGAAGGAGAAATACAAGACCTTCTTGAAGTTACCAATGTAGCGAGTTTAATTAATCCATCCACAACAAAAATACCTCAAACCACTACCGCAAACCAACTTCAACCTTATTCAATTGGTGGTGCTAATACTCCCATATCAGAACAACTCAATCAAATTCGAGAAAGTGAACAAAAAATCCGTCAACAAGCTAATCAAATAGAATCGGGTTTAATTGCACCTATTTTAGACTTACAAGGAAAATATCGAGCAGAAATTGACCTAGGGGGAACATTAGAAAACCCAGAAATTAGCTTACAGTTTGAGGGAAAAAAATGGCAATGGTTTCCTAAACCTCAATATGTTAATTTTCTTGACCCTTTAGGACTCATTATTCAAGAACCTGAAACTATTCCTCTTGAAAAAATATCCCTTCAAGGTCATTTAGAAAAGGGTGAACTTAAAATTAATTATCAATCCGAAATTGGCAGAGCCAACCTAGCATTAAATGCTAACTTAGTCAAGGAAAATAACCGATGGAATTTCCAAGATTCAAGCTTTAATATTGAAAACTTGTCTTTAGATTTACTAAGATACTTCTTTGAATCTCCTATTGATATTAATGGAGAAATTAACGCTCAAGGAAAGCTCCAAGGAAATCCTTTAAAACCCGAAATAATCACTAATTTTGCTTTTACTGATGGAACTTTAAATGGTCGTCCTCTCAATATTCCTGTGGAAGGTAATTTAACTTATATTAACGATAAAATCACGTTAAAAACTCTTGAGGATTCTAAAATTAAAATTTATGCTAATGTTCCTTATCCTATCGAACCCCAGAAAAATGATCGTTTAGAATTAGACCTTAAACTGACGACAGAAGTATTTACTGTAATTGATCTTTTTAGTCAAGGAAAATTAAATTGGGTGGGAGGAGAAGGAGAAATTAATTTAAAAGCCAATGGCCGGATAAATTTGGCAGAAACTTTTAAACTTTATGATTTAAATACCGAGGGTCAAGTTACTCTTAATAACGCCACTCTTCAAGCTTCTAATCTAGAACGTCCCTTGATTTTTAATGGTCAACTGATGTTTAATAATCAACACTTAGAAGCCAACCAACTAAAAGGAAATATTTTAGATACTCAAGTGGCGATTACAGGAATCTTACCTTTATTTGAACCAATTGCTAATAATCAAAATCCTTTGACTATTAGTTTAATCAATGGTCAAATTGACTCTCCAGGACGTTATCGGGGAGAAATTGATACTAATTTAATTATTAAGGGTTCGGTGTTTAATCCCATTATTGGGGGAAATATTCGGATTTATAATGGTCAAATTCTGTTGAGTAGATTGAAAGAAGATAATCAGATTGTTTCCCCCGTCTATCAGCAATGGTACGGAACACTAACCCCTCAAAAACCTTTAATTAAACCTCCACAATTAAATAATTTTCAAGTCGCCCTTGAGAATATAGAATTGATCCAAGATGACCGCTTACCTCAATATAAATTTGATGTCAGTGGAGAGTTAAATTTAAACGGAGATTTACTGAATTTAGAAAGTCTTCAACCCAGGGGAAAAATTCGCCTTAATCAAGGAAAAGTTTATATTCTGACTACTGATGTGTTTTTAGCAAATCAATATGAAAACACTTTAACTTTTTTCCCCGAAGAGGGATTATTTAATCCTTATTTAGACCTACAACTGAAAGCTTTTCTCTGGGATATTGCGATTATTGCCAATAATAATAATGAAATTCCTGATGATATTGTTAAAAGTGGAAGACAAAAATCTGTTGAATTAACAGTTACTATTCAAGGAGAGGCCGAACAACTTTATGCAGCAGCACCCGTGATAGAAAAAGCCTGTCAATTTCCTGAAGAAGATTCCCCCATTAATCCCAATCTTGTACCAGAATTGAGTCAACAATTAACAGATTGTCTTCGGGTTGCTAGCTTTGCAGATAATCAGTCAGATCTTCAATTACTTAAATCGCCAGTAGTCTCTATTTCTAGCAATCCTCCTTTAACCCAAAATGAAATTAATGTTTTATTTGATCGTAAAATAGATGATATTTCTGACCCCGTACAACAACAAAATACAGCCCAATTAGTAGAAATAGGAATTCCTCAAGTGGCTGTTACTGTTCTTCCTTTTTTACAGCAAGAAGTCTTTGAATTAAATGAAGCTGTATCCTTATGGGCTAAATCAACTTTTGGGTTAGAACGCTTTCAAATTGTGCCGGTTGTCCAAACCGGTTATAAATTAAATAATGGGGCTTTCGTCCGAATTTCCTATGATTATTTCTTTAATGAAATGACGGTTAGATATGAAACCCGATGGTAA
- a CDS encoding folate/biopterin family MFS transporter: MVVSPSIRKTFKDTLLFGNEPTPELFAILSVYFVQGILGLARLAISFFLKDELALNPAQMGALIGVAALPWVIKPAFGFLSDGLPIFGYRRRPYLVLSGILGTLSWLALATFVDTAWEATGVILITSLSVAISDVIADSVVVERAREESLGKAGSLQSLTWGVSAVGGLITAYLSGWLLEHFSNRQVFGITALFPLIVTGVAWLIVEEKLKPDSPETQEEKLTPKQQIKQLWGAVTQKVILFPTLFLFLWQATPSADSAFFFFTTNELGFEPEFLGRVRLVTSLASLVGIWIYQRYLKTVSFRLIFGWGIVISSALGMTTLLLVTHANRALGIDDHWFSMGDSLILTVIGQIAFMPVLVLCARLCPSGIEATLFALLMSIWNLSGLLSHEIGALLTHLLGVTETNFENLWLLVLITNLSTLLPLPFINWLPADDPQTETKDPAKSNLFPPAEAFEHHSPGSMVEQPYIPDLVPEFVAEERTKS; this comes from the coding sequence ATGGTTGTATCACCCTCTATTAGAAAAACCTTTAAAGATACTCTTCTGTTCGGGAACGAACCCACCCCCGAACTTTTCGCCATTCTGAGCGTCTATTTTGTGCAGGGAATCTTAGGATTAGCCCGTTTAGCCATTAGTTTCTTTCTCAAAGACGAATTAGCGCTCAATCCTGCCCAAATGGGCGCATTAATCGGTGTTGCTGCCCTTCCTTGGGTGATTAAACCAGCCTTTGGTTTTCTCTCCGATGGATTACCAATTTTTGGCTATCGTCGTCGTCCTTATTTAGTCTTATCAGGCATTTTAGGCACTCTATCTTGGCTAGCCTTAGCAACCTTCGTCGATACGGCGTGGGAAGCCACCGGAGTCATCCTCATTACCTCTCTATCCGTCGCCATTAGTGATGTTATCGCTGATTCGGTCGTCGTAGAACGCGCCAGAGAAGAATCTTTAGGTAAAGCCGGCTCTTTACAATCCTTAACCTGGGGAGTATCCGCAGTTGGAGGCTTGATTACAGCTTATTTAAGCGGATGGTTACTCGAACACTTCTCTAATCGGCAAGTTTTTGGGATTACTGCCTTATTTCCCCTGATTGTGACCGGAGTCGCCTGGTTAATTGTCGAAGAAAAACTTAAACCAGACTCCCCCGAAACCCAAGAAGAAAAATTAACCCCAAAACAACAAATTAAACAATTATGGGGCGCAGTGACTCAAAAAGTCATCTTATTTCCTACCCTATTTCTCTTTCTTTGGCAAGCCACCCCTAGCGCTGACTCAGCCTTTTTCTTTTTTACTACCAATGAGTTAGGATTTGAACCCGAATTTTTAGGGAGAGTCCGTCTCGTTACCAGTCTCGCCTCTTTAGTAGGTATTTGGATTTATCAACGCTACCTAAAAACCGTTTCTTTCCGCCTCATTTTTGGCTGGGGTATCGTCATTTCTTCCGCCTTGGGAATGACTACTCTCCTGTTAGTCACTCACGCTAACCGAGCGCTCGGCATTGATGATCATTGGTTTAGTATGGGGGATAGCCTCATTCTTACCGTCATCGGACAAATTGCCTTTATGCCGGTTTTGGTACTTTGCGCCCGGCTGTGTCCTTCAGGCATTGAAGCCACCTTATTTGCCCTATTAATGTCGATTTGGAACTTATCCGGCTTACTTTCTCATGAAATCGGGGCTTTATTAACGCATTTACTCGGCGTAACCGAAACTAATTTTGAAAATCTCTGGCTATTAGTCCTCATTACCAACCTATCAACCCTTTTACCTCTACCGTTCATTAATTGGTTGCCGGCGGACGACCCTCAAACCGAAACCAAAGACCCCGCAAAATCCAATTTATTCCCACCGGCAGAAGCCTTTGAGCATCACTCTCCCGGATCAATGGTAGAACAACCTTATATTCCGGATCTCGTCCCTGAGTTTGTGGCAGAAGAAAGAACAAAATCCTAA
- a CDS encoding O-acetyl-ADP-ribose deacetylase, with protein sequence MSKKQILALQGDITKQAVEAIVNAANNTLLGGGGVDGAIHRAAGPQLLEECRRLNGCETGEAKITSGYRLPARWVIHTVGPVWQGGNEGEEELLASCYRKSLALAAENQIVSIAFPAISTGVYRFPLEKATKIAVREVNNFLKKPSSIEQIIFVCFSQRAFDCYQEVIQELVPES encoded by the coding sequence ATGTCTAAAAAACAGATATTAGCACTCCAAGGAGACATCACAAAACAAGCCGTCGAAGCGATCGTCAATGCAGCGAATAATACCTTATTAGGGGGTGGGGGAGTTGATGGGGCAATTCATCGCGCGGCTGGCCCCCAATTACTAGAAGAATGTCGTCGGTTAAATGGGTGTGAAACGGGAGAAGCTAAAATTACATCAGGATATCGCTTGCCGGCTAGATGGGTTATTCATACAGTCGGGCCTGTTTGGCAAGGGGGAAATGAGGGAGAAGAGGAATTATTAGCCAGTTGTTACCGTAAAAGTTTAGCCTTAGCTGCCGAAAATCAGATAGTCTCCATTGCTTTTCCGGCGATTAGTACAGGAGTCTATAGATTTCCCTTAGAAAAAGCGACTAAAATAGCTGTTAGAGAGGTCAATAACTTCTTAAAAAAACCCAGTTCGATTGAGCAAATTATTTTTGTTTGTTTTAGTCAAAGGGCGTTTGATTGTTATCAAGAGGTGATTCAGGAATTAGTACCAGAATCATGA